The DNA window ACGTATCCGCTCATGCAGCAGCAAATCTTTGTAGTCGGCGTATTTTATTTCCCATTTTTGCGCAAGCGCCACCATGCGGTCCATCACCGGGATGATGATGGCGGTAATGAATTTGCGGTTGTCGCCAAACACCACCACCTGCTCAAACAGCGGCTCCTGATTCAGTAGGGTCTCTATTTTTTGTGGCGACACATATTTTCCTATCGAAGTCTTCATAAGGTCTTTCAGGCGGTCGTGCATCACCAGGTTGCCAGCACTTGTCAGGGCGCCTTCGTCGCCGGTGTGGTACCAGCCATCGGTGAGCGATTCGGCTGTAGCCTCTGGTTTTTTGTAATAGCCCGAAAATACCGTTCGTCCACGCACCAGTATTTCGCTTTTTTCGCCAATCCTAAGCTCTATTCCTGGCATTATTGAACCGCATGACTCAAACTCATGATGGTCGGCTTTGAAGCACGAAACTGTAGCGGTAGTTTCGGTGGCACCGTAGCCATAATTGATAAAGACGCCTGTTGCGCTAAAAAACCTGAGAAGATGTATGGGAAGGCTGGCACCTGAACAAGGCATGGTGCGCATGCTGCCACCAAAGATTTCCCGCAACTTTTTCAGAACCAAACGGTCGGCAATTTTGTGTTGCATGCTCAACATTAATGGAAGCGCCTGGTTGTGTTTTTTACGATCGATTACCTTGTAGCCAGTGGCAATAGCCCATCTGAAAATAGCTCGCTTGGTGGCAGGCCAGCGCTGATATTCGTCCTGGATGCCATCGTAGGTTTTTTCGAAAAAACGAGGTACAGTGCACATTACCGTAGGCTGGGCCTTTGGCAGCGACTGTATTATTTCTTTTGGATTGGAAAGATAAAAGTTCGTAGCGCCCCGAAAAAAGATCAGCAGTGTCCAGGTGCGCTCAAAGATGTGGCTGAGCGGCAGAAATGTCATCGAAACATCTTTGTCAGTGACGTCGAGGCGTTCGTGGTGGATGGAGAAAGAGTAGAGAAAATTGTCGTGCGAAAGCATCACACCTTTGGGTTCGCCGGTGGTTCCTGAGGTATAAATGATGGTGGCCAGATCATCTACAGTGGCCGGCTGCTGCTGTGCCTCAAGCTGAGGCGGAGCGCACATTTTGCTGTTGATGTAACTTCCGAAGCTGACGCACCGCGGATCGGAGAGATCAAGTGCATCATTAAAAACTACTACTTTCTTTAGCGTGCTGGTATTGTCGAGAAGCCATATCGCTATGTCGAGCTGTGGCTGGTCGCCGGCAAAGAGCATGCGCATGCCCGTTTCGTCGATGATATACTTGCATTGATCGCGTGAAGCTGTGGCGAAAAAAGGAACTACCACCGCGCGGATATTCAGAATGGCCAGTTCGGTAATGGTCCACTTAGGGATGTTTTGACTGAAGATGCCGATGTTGTCGCCTGAGTC is part of the Bacteroidales bacterium genome and encodes:
- a CDS encoding long-chain fatty acid--CoA ligase; its protein translation is MEYKSIPDMIRQRTSLYQNRDAMRFFNAAGAIESKSWNTMTEEFTRLSRVLLAQDFDSGDNIGIFSQNIPKWTITELAILNIRAVVVPFFATASRDQCKYIIDETGMRMLFAGDQPQLDIAIWLLDNTSTLKKVVVFNDALDLSDPRCVSFGSYINSKMCAPPQLEAQQQPATVDDLATIIYTSGTTGEPKGVMLSHDNFLYSFSIHHERLDVTDKDVSMTFLPLSHIFERTWTLLIFFRGATNFYLSNPKEIIQSLPKAQPTVMCTVPRFFEKTYDGIQDEYQRWPATKRAIFRWAIATGYKVIDRKKHNQALPLMLSMQHKIADRLVLKKLREIFGGSMRTMPCSGASLPIHLLRFFSATGVFINYGYGATETTATVSCFKADHHEFESCGSIMPGIELRIGEKSEILVRGRTVFSGYYKKPEATAESLTDGWYHTGDEGALTSAGNLVMHDRLKDLMKTSIGKYVSPQKIETLLNQEPLFEQVVVFGDNRKFITAIIIPVMDRMVALAQKWEIKYADYKDLLLHERIRSHVLQRIETLQSELANYEKIREFTLLSEPFSIESQTLTSTLKTRRRAIEIQYADVIASMYHTREGAEEFI